A single Micromonospora sp. CCTCC AA 2012012 DNA region contains:
- a CDS encoding lipopolysaccharide biosynthesis protein, with protein MLPQALRARLTVSRRGLLSIILGTFCGQLLTLAVAPLLSRLYDPADFGLFTIASTLAATVSTVAALRYELAVPLPRAESDAYSLVFLGLFAAAGTAMLGTLAVALFGGWIAAVFDEPGLRPWLWAVPWISALMAAVVVLNQFAARNRRYSSIGRRNLFQASAMVAVQLAAGVAGLKSGGMILGYGAGQAAAAASLMRNGELGGVTARAGLARERLRDCAVTYRRFPLLLAPSGLLNILGGQLPVLLIAYWYGAEVAGWLGLTLRVLAMPAALIGAAVAQVYLAEFSRSARSDPDRAREIFRRGSRSLALAATLGGVAVLATGPQVFALVFGERWATSGSYAQALALSMATQFVAAPLSQTLIVLDRQGMQFAWDAGRVTVVSGAVALVAVAGWSDRAAVWAFGLTSALCYLLCWLAARYAVDVRARTASPRPPVSVGVPSAAG; from the coding sequence GTGCTGCCGCAGGCCCTGCGTGCCCGACTGACGGTGAGCCGGCGGGGTCTGCTGAGCATCATCCTCGGCACCTTCTGCGGCCAGTTGCTGACGCTGGCCGTCGCCCCGCTGCTCTCCCGGCTCTACGACCCGGCCGACTTCGGCCTGTTCACCATCGCCTCGACCCTGGCGGCCACCGTCAGCACCGTGGCGGCGCTGCGCTACGAGTTGGCGGTGCCGTTGCCGCGTGCCGAGTCCGACGCGTACTCCCTGGTCTTTCTCGGGCTGTTCGCCGCCGCCGGCACGGCGATGCTGGGCACGCTGGCGGTGGCCCTGTTCGGCGGCTGGATCGCCGCGGTCTTCGACGAGCCGGGCCTGCGGCCCTGGCTCTGGGCGGTGCCGTGGATCTCCGCGCTGATGGCCGCCGTGGTGGTGCTCAACCAGTTCGCCGCGCGGAACCGGCGCTACTCCTCGATCGGCCGCCGCAACCTGTTCCAGGCCTCGGCGATGGTGGCGGTGCAGCTCGCCGCCGGGGTGGCGGGATTGAAGTCCGGCGGCATGATCCTGGGATACGGGGCCGGTCAGGCGGCGGCGGCGGCGAGCCTGATGCGGAACGGGGAGCTGGGCGGCGTCACCGCCCGGGCCGGGCTGGCCCGGGAGCGGCTGCGCGACTGCGCGGTGACCTACCGACGGTTCCCGCTGCTGCTGGCGCCGTCCGGGCTGCTGAACATCCTCGGTGGGCAGCTGCCGGTGCTGCTCATCGCCTACTGGTACGGCGCCGAGGTCGCCGGCTGGCTGGGGCTGACCCTGCGGGTGCTCGCCATGCCCGCGGCACTGATCGGGGCCGCGGTCGCGCAGGTCTATCTCGCCGAGTTCTCGCGCTCCGCGCGCAGCGACCCGGACCGCGCGCGGGAGATCTTCCGCCGGGGCAGCCGCAGTCTGGCCCTGGCCGCCACGCTCGGTGGCGTCGCCGTGCTGGCGACCGGGCCGCAGGTGTTCGCGCTGGTGTTCGGGGAGCGGTGGGCCACCAGCGGCAGCTACGCCCAGGCGCTGGCGCTGAGCATGGCGACCCAGTTCGTCGCGGCGCCGCTGTCCCAGACGCTGATCGTGCTCGACCGGCAGGGGATGCAGTTCGCCTGGGACGCCGGCCGGGTCACCGTGGTCTCCGGTGCGGTGGCCCTGGTCGCCGTGGCCGGCTGGTCCGACCGGGCGGCGGTGTGGGCGTTCGGCCTCACGTCCGCCCTCTGCTACCTGCTCTGCTGGCTCGCCGCCCGGTACGCGGTCGACGTCCGGGCCCGGACCGCGTCGCCGCGCCCGCCGGTGTCGGTCGGCGTGCCCTCGGCTGCCGGCTGA
- a CDS encoding glycosyltransferase family 2 protein codes for MKISILSPVYNEERHVEEMIDSVRAQSHRDWELVFVDDGSTDRTLELISAAAAADARIRVAGQGVRMGNVRAFNTAYAASTGDVVVLLAGDDVIPVDSLRHRAAAFAGVPLTDLVVAFFKLRTFSSNPQWDGMVLPRGDAASKSGGSITMTRPLADLVFPIDESLSAEDLWLGHAAEALASRVIELPHVVLHYRMHEGNSHQRAEGFEKMNESTRRRHEAYRALLGSSRLNLPETSRRLLEELWRAEEARYAGRTTRVLFGPDLPLIDRLALASMSDPLFYRIRSRYFKLLSGRRGR; via the coding sequence ATGAAGATCTCGATCCTGTCGCCGGTCTACAACGAGGAGCGGCACGTCGAGGAGATGATCGACAGCGTGCGCGCCCAGTCCCACCGGGACTGGGAGCTGGTCTTCGTCGACGACGGTTCGACGGACCGGACCCTGGAGCTGATCTCCGCCGCGGCCGCCGCCGACGCCCGGATCAGGGTGGCGGGGCAGGGCGTACGGATGGGCAACGTCCGGGCCTTCAACACCGCGTACGCCGCCTCGACGGGGGACGTCGTCGTGCTGCTCGCCGGCGACGACGTCATCCCGGTGGATTCGCTGCGGCACCGTGCGGCGGCCTTCGCCGGGGTGCCCCTCACCGACCTCGTGGTCGCCTTCTTCAAGCTGCGCACGTTCTCGTCGAACCCGCAGTGGGACGGCATGGTGCTGCCCCGCGGCGACGCCGCCAGCAAGTCCGGCGGCAGCATCACCATGACCCGGCCGCTGGCGGATCTGGTCTTTCCGATCGACGAGAGCCTGTCGGCCGAGGACCTCTGGCTGGGGCACGCCGCCGAGGCGCTGGCCAGCCGGGTCATCGAGTTGCCGCACGTGGTGCTGCACTACCGGATGCACGAGGGGAACTCGCACCAGCGCGCCGAGGGGTTCGAGAAGATGAACGAGTCGACGCGCCGACGCCACGAGGCGTACCGGGCGTTGCTGGGCAGTTCCCGGCTGAACCTGCCGGAGACCAGCCGTCGCCTCCTGGAGGAACTCTGGCGGGCGGAGGAGGCCCGGTACGCGGGCCGGACCACCCGGGTGCTCTTCGGCCCCGACCTGCCGCTGATCGACCGGCTCGCCCTGGCCTCGATGTCGGATCCGCTCTTCTACCGGATCAGGTCGCGCTACTTCAAGTTGCTCTCGGGCCGGCGCGGCCGGTAG
- a CDS encoding polysaccharide biosynthesis protein, producing MTVLPAGCRVLITGGTGSFGQTMVRRLLDREVGEVRVFSRDEAKQDAMRQSTGDERVRYHVGDVRDLDSLMRATRDIDFVFHAAALKQVPSCEFFPMEAVRTNVLGSANVVEAAERNGVRTVVLLSTDKAVYPVNAMGMSKALMEKVAQAHARNHPYSATTVSCVRYGNVMYSRGSVIPLFIEQIKAGRAPTVTDPHMTRFLMSLDDSVDLVEHAFQHARAGDIFIRKAAACTIGDLAEAVCRLFDVPVKLDLIGLRHGEKPDETLATREELLQADDFGDFFRVPLDARDLNYALYVSEGELAGLTVQDFNSANAPRLAVPEIIELLRSLREVRAELSLRETAVAC from the coding sequence GTGACCGTTCTCCCCGCCGGCTGCCGGGTGCTGATCACCGGCGGCACCGGTTCCTTCGGCCAGACCATGGTGCGTCGCCTGCTCGACCGGGAGGTCGGTGAGGTGCGCGTCTTCAGCCGGGACGAAGCCAAACAGGACGCGATGCGGCAGTCCACCGGGGACGAACGGGTCCGCTACCACGTCGGCGACGTCCGTGACCTCGACTCGCTGATGCGGGCCACCCGGGACATCGACTTCGTGTTCCACGCCGCCGCGCTCAAGCAGGTGCCCTCCTGCGAGTTCTTCCCCATGGAGGCGGTCCGGACGAACGTGCTGGGCAGCGCCAACGTGGTCGAGGCGGCCGAGCGGAACGGGGTCCGGACGGTGGTGCTGCTCAGCACCGACAAGGCCGTCTACCCGGTCAACGCGATGGGCATGAGCAAGGCCCTGATGGAGAAGGTGGCGCAGGCGCACGCCCGCAACCACCCGTACAGCGCCACCACCGTGAGCTGCGTGCGCTACGGCAACGTCATGTACTCGCGCGGCTCGGTCATCCCGCTCTTCATCGAGCAGATCAAGGCGGGACGGGCCCCCACGGTCACCGACCCGCACATGACCCGGTTCCTGATGTCCCTGGACGACTCGGTCGACCTCGTCGAGCACGCGTTCCAGCACGCCCGGGCCGGCGACATCTTCATCCGCAAGGCCGCCGCCTGCACCATCGGCGACCTCGCCGAGGCGGTCTGCCGGCTCTTCGACGTGCCGGTGAAGCTCGACCTGATCGGGCTGCGGCACGGCGAGAAGCCGGACGAGACGCTGGCCACCCGGGAGGAACTCCTCCAGGCCGACGACTTCGGCGACTTCTTCCGGGTGCCGCTCGACGCCCGCGACCTCAACTACGCGCTCTACGTCTCCGAGGGCGAGCTGGCCGGGCTGACCGTCCAGGACTTCAACTCCGCCAACGCGCCCCGGCTGGCCGTACCCGAGATCATCGAGCTGCTGCGCTCGCTGCGGGAGGTCCGGGCGGAGCTGTCGCTGCGCGAGACGGCGGTGGCGTGTTGA
- a CDS encoding glycosyltransferase family 4 protein, translating to MKIGIVSQWYAPEPVFIAGNLADELAARGHEVRVLTAFPNYPTGRTYPGYRQRWRHVERDGGPVVRRVPIYPSHDTSAVRRVANLVSFAGTSLAAAPRFLAGVDAVYVFSPPPTAFAAPALLRLLRGVPSLLHVQDMWPESVTGSAMAPGGWAGRVLDRSLSAVMRGIYRTAAQIAVISPSMADLVIDRGADPNKVRVVLNWTDEKLFAPGAATEEGRAAIGHRGVPTVMFAGNLGPLQRVSTAVRAAAAVGPVMDLVFVGSGNEAEEARRLATELGAGNVRFLGRRTPEEMKALYAAADFQLVTLRDMPGLRGTIPSKLQAALASGAPVIVSANGDCADLVAASGAGFASAAEDVVGLAAQFRRAAALTDRDRAAMSRRALAVYRDRMSLRVGADHIEDMLLKLDRANRPR from the coding sequence GTGAAGATCGGCATCGTCAGTCAGTGGTACGCCCCGGAACCGGTGTTCATCGCCGGGAACCTCGCGGACGAACTCGCCGCGCGCGGCCACGAGGTGCGGGTGCTCACCGCCTTCCCGAACTATCCCACCGGCCGCACCTACCCCGGCTACCGGCAACGCTGGCGTCACGTGGAGCGGGACGGAGGACCCGTCGTCCGGCGGGTGCCGATCTATCCGAGCCACGACACCTCGGCGGTCCGGCGGGTGGCGAACCTCGTCTCCTTCGCCGGCACCAGCCTGGCCGCCGCGCCGCGCTTCCTGGCCGGCGTGGACGCGGTCTACGTGTTCAGCCCGCCCCCCACCGCCTTCGCCGCGCCGGCCCTGCTGCGACTGCTGCGAGGCGTGCCGTCCCTGCTGCACGTGCAGGACATGTGGCCCGAGTCGGTGACCGGCTCGGCCATGGCACCCGGCGGCTGGGCGGGTCGGGTCCTGGACCGGAGCCTCAGCGCGGTGATGCGCGGGATCTACCGGACCGCCGCCCAGATCGCGGTGATCTCCCCGTCGATGGCCGACCTGGTGATCGACCGGGGCGCGGACCCGAACAAGGTCCGGGTGGTGCTGAACTGGACCGACGAGAAGCTCTTCGCCCCGGGCGCCGCGACCGAGGAGGGCCGGGCGGCGATCGGCCACCGGGGCGTACCGACGGTCATGTTCGCGGGCAACCTGGGGCCGTTGCAGCGGGTCTCGACCGCGGTCCGGGCCGCGGCGGCGGTCGGGCCGGTGATGGACCTGGTCTTCGTGGGCTCCGGCAACGAGGCGGAGGAGGCCCGGCGGCTCGCCACCGAGCTGGGCGCCGGCAACGTCCGCTTCCTCGGCCGCCGCACCCCGGAGGAGATGAAGGCGCTCTACGCCGCGGCCGACTTTCAGCTGGTCACCCTGCGGGACATGCCGGGACTCCGGGGGACGATCCCGTCGAAGCTGCAGGCCGCCCTGGCCAGCGGCGCCCCCGTCATCGTCTCGGCGAACGGGGACTGCGCCGATCTGGTCGCCGCGAGCGGGGCCGGTTTCGCCTCCGCCGCCGAGGACGTGGTGGGGCTCGCCGCGCAGTTCCGTCGCGCCGCCGCGCTCACCGACCGTGACCGGGCGGCGATGTCCCGCCGGGCGCTCGCGGTCTATCGGGACCGGATGTCGCTGC
- a CDS encoding acyltransferase family protein, with translation MQVRQPRSTSFRSDIEGMRGLAVTMVVLYHAGVPGLDGGFVGVDVFFVISGFLITRLLTRELADTGRISLATFYARRIRRLLPAAALVAVATFALARLVMPPLSLLDLRRDALATLAYVSNYWFAVRNTDYLQDHLGASPYQQYWSLAVEEQFYLLWPALLIVATLLLRRFMSVRSAVLVAVGTVLVASFALCVVVTANAQPWAFFGLPTRAWELAAGGLVALTLGGARTVSRPVAQGLGVLGLLVVLVAPSLLAGHLDFPGWAAAVPVAGAVALLASGSLGRGPLQAVLGWRGLTALGGLSYSIYLWHWPLLLLTGAGRGGALSWPARVGVLAGTVLAAWLTYRFVEQPLRHQAWLSLRPRRTVGFAALSTVGAAGLALVLAVPPALHLDRPAQAAAAARADTGAPPDRWTTYVPANLTPSLRAAGDDFPVVFRDGCHSDFRDVEVHSCVYGRADSPHTIVLFGDSHAAQWFPPLRAIAEARGLRLVSLTKSGCPTAEVDKYTSFFARDYWECTEWRHRALDRIVAERPELVLVANGTNATGRDRVPDDQWFAGMNTMFDRLRSVPDVTVLADTPYADGDVPVCLSDRLTDALTCAVRRSSGINLPFTRAEAALVRQRGGHYLDLNDHICGPQVCPAIIGNILVYIDRHHLSPQITTWLRAPLEQGVVAALGPADRR, from the coding sequence GTGCAGGTCAGGCAGCCCCGGTCGACGTCCTTCCGGTCCGACATCGAAGGCATGCGCGGCCTCGCGGTCACCATGGTGGTGCTCTACCACGCGGGCGTGCCCGGCCTCGACGGCGGCTTCGTCGGTGTCGACGTCTTCTTCGTGATCTCCGGGTTCCTCATCACCCGGCTGCTCACCCGGGAACTGGCCGACACCGGACGGATCTCGCTCGCGACCTTCTACGCCCGCCGGATCCGACGCCTGCTGCCCGCCGCGGCGCTGGTCGCGGTGGCGACCTTCGCGCTCGCCCGGCTGGTGATGCCCCCGCTGTCCCTGTTGGACCTGCGCCGCGACGCCCTCGCCACCCTCGCCTACGTGTCGAACTACTGGTTCGCCGTCCGCAACACCGACTACCTCCAGGACCACCTGGGGGCGTCGCCCTACCAGCAGTACTGGTCGCTGGCGGTGGAGGAGCAGTTCTATCTGCTCTGGCCGGCCCTGCTCATCGTCGCCACCCTGCTGCTGCGGCGGTTCATGAGCGTCCGGAGCGCCGTGCTGGTCGCCGTCGGCACGGTGCTGGTCGCCTCGTTCGCGCTCTGCGTCGTCGTCACCGCGAACGCGCAGCCGTGGGCGTTCTTCGGCCTGCCGACCCGGGCCTGGGAACTCGCGGCGGGTGGACTGGTCGCCCTCACCCTCGGTGGCGCCCGGACGGTGTCCCGCCCGGTCGCCCAGGGGCTGGGCGTGCTCGGCCTGCTCGTCGTCCTGGTCGCGCCGTCGCTGCTCGCCGGGCATCTCGACTTCCCCGGCTGGGCCGCCGCCGTGCCGGTGGCCGGTGCCGTGGCGCTGCTCGCCTCCGGCAGCCTCGGCCGCGGGCCCCTGCAGGCGGTGCTGGGTTGGCGCGGGCTCACCGCCCTGGGTGGACTGTCGTACTCGATCTATCTGTGGCACTGGCCGCTGCTGCTGCTCACCGGGGCCGGACGCGGCGGCGCGCTGTCCTGGCCCGCCCGGGTGGGTGTGCTCGCGGGGACCGTGCTCGCGGCCTGGCTCACCTACCGGTTCGTCGAGCAGCCGCTGCGCCACCAGGCGTGGCTGTCCCTGAGACCCCGGCGTACGGTCGGGTTCGCCGCGCTGTCGACCGTGGGTGCGGCCGGGCTCGCGCTGGTCCTGGCCGTGCCGCCGGCGCTGCACCTGGACCGGCCGGCGCAGGCCGCCGCCGCGGCCCGGGCGGACACCGGTGCCCCGCCGGACCGGTGGACCACGTACGTGCCGGCCAACCTGACCCCGTCGCTCCGCGCCGCCGGCGACGACTTCCCGGTGGTCTTCCGGGACGGCTGTCACAGCGACTTCCGGGACGTGGAGGTGCACTCCTGCGTCTACGGTCGGGCCGACTCGCCGCACACGATCGTCCTCTTCGGCGACTCGCACGCGGCCCAGTGGTTCCCCCCGCTGCGGGCCATCGCGGAGGCGCGCGGGCTGCGGCTGGTGTCGCTGACCAAGTCCGGCTGCCCCACCGCCGAGGTCGACAAGTACACCTCGTTCTTCGCGCGGGACTACTGGGAGTGCACCGAGTGGCGCCACCGCGCGCTCGACCGCATCGTCGCCGAGCGGCCGGAGCTGGTGCTGGTGGCCAACGGGACGAACGCCACCGGACGCGACCGGGTGCCGGACGACCAGTGGTTCGCCGGCATGAACACCATGTTCGACCGGCTCCGCTCGGTGCCCGACGTCACCGTCCTGGCCGACACCCCGTACGCCGACGGCGACGTGCCGGTGTGCCTCTCCGACCGGCTGACCGACGCACTGACCTGCGCGGTGCGGCGGTCCTCGGGGATCAACCTGCCGTTCACCCGGGCGGAGGCCGCGCTGGTCCGGCAGCGCGGCGGTCACTACCTCGATCTGAACGACCACATCTGCGGTCCCCAGGTCTGCCCCGCCATCATCGGCAACATCCTGGTCTACATCGACCGGCACCACCTGAGCCCGCAGATCACCACCTGGCTCCGCGCCCCGCTGGAGCAGGGCGTCGTCGCCGCACTCGGCCCGGCCGACCGCCGATGA
- a CDS encoding O-antigen polymerase, with protein sequence MMWIVLLPLLLAVVHYLLAVRHYGLLTPDGLFVCTQLLMVIGTAQLVEPNSPVDVTYLRIVVAATMIYMVASCVTYLSLRARPDEPSSDRARRRSYQVRAVPPNRRVLLATGLSLAAILVYFSAVGYSAFIEGLRGQLSGNPADVATLRLDSYAGDTYLFPGYANQFKNVIYPALVAVILTWAFTRPGFLARVGGGVLAAFAVFGLLGNGQRGAFFLFLVTLAVYVLLVNRRRMSRWAVLLPAMGVPFALLATYALGRSSGLGESPVKATSEELYKRFLNDNQLSGIAAYRYTESLPVQYGAEWMHALLGILPGDRGSTLANEVFATMYGSMLGTAPPSLWGSVHYNFGTVGVLFFAAALGAGLQLLTFQTLRRPVYNTLELIGYAGVTATLGTWAVAGPDALLNLGIVAYLAIWWWGARWNRSRQPVVELRPAPARRRDPSAPVDLWPPGPRPAVPGPSRRPGSPLGAPVGGT encoded by the coding sequence ATGATGTGGATAGTCCTCCTGCCACTGCTGCTGGCCGTGGTGCACTACCTCCTCGCGGTGCGGCACTACGGGCTGCTCACCCCCGACGGGCTCTTCGTCTGCACGCAACTGCTGATGGTGATCGGCACGGCGCAACTGGTCGAGCCGAACTCCCCGGTGGACGTCACCTACCTGCGGATCGTGGTCGCCGCGACGATGATCTACATGGTGGCCAGCTGCGTCACCTACCTCAGCCTGCGTGCCCGGCCCGACGAGCCGTCCTCGGACCGGGCCCGGCGCCGGTCCTACCAGGTGCGGGCGGTGCCACCCAACCGGCGGGTCCTGCTCGCCACCGGGCTGTCGCTGGCCGCGATCCTGGTCTACTTCAGCGCGGTGGGCTACAGCGCGTTCATCGAGGGCCTGCGGGGCCAGTTGAGCGGCAACCCGGCGGACGTGGCGACGCTGCGCCTCGACTCGTACGCCGGGGACACCTACCTCTTCCCCGGCTACGCCAACCAGTTCAAGAACGTCATCTATCCGGCCCTGGTCGCCGTCATCCTGACCTGGGCCTTCACCCGGCCCGGGTTCCTCGCCCGGGTGGGCGGGGGAGTGCTCGCGGCGTTCGCCGTGTTCGGCCTGCTGGGCAACGGTCAGCGGGGTGCCTTCTTCCTCTTCCTGGTCACCCTCGCCGTCTACGTGCTGCTGGTGAACCGGCGGCGGATGTCCCGCTGGGCGGTGCTGCTGCCGGCCATGGGCGTGCCGTTCGCGCTGCTCGCCACCTATGCGCTCGGCCGCAGTTCCGGGCTCGGCGAGAGCCCGGTGAAGGCGACCTCCGAGGAGCTGTACAAGCGGTTCCTCAACGACAACCAGCTCTCCGGCATCGCCGCCTACCGCTACACCGAGTCGCTGCCGGTGCAGTACGGCGCGGAGTGGATGCACGCCCTGCTGGGCATCCTCCCGGGCGACCGGGGCAGCACCCTGGCGAACGAGGTCTTCGCGACCATGTACGGCTCGATGCTGGGCACCGCGCCGCCGTCGCTGTGGGGCTCGGTGCACTACAACTTCGGCACCGTCGGCGTCCTCTTCTTCGCCGCCGCGCTCGGCGCCGGGCTGCAACTGCTGACGTTCCAGACGCTGCGGCGACCCGTGTACAACACCCTGGAACTGATCGGGTACGCGGGCGTCACCGCGACCCTCGGCACCTGGGCGGTGGCGGGACCGGACGCCCTGCTGAACCTCGGCATCGTCGCCTACCTGGCGATCTGGTGGTGGGGTGCCCGGTGGAACCGGAGCCGTCAGCCGGTCGTCGAGCTGCGTCCGGCCCCCGCGCGGCGGCGCGACCCGTCCGCGCCGGTGGACCTCTGGCCGCCCGGGCCGAGGCCCGCCGTGCCGGGGCCGAGCCGGCGGCCGGGGTCGCCGCTGGGCGCGCCGGTGGGCGGGACGTGA
- a CDS encoding polysaccharide biosynthesis C-terminal domain-containing protein: MLRLALTGANGFLGWHVRVLARALRWPDPVVISRADLADPDTAAARMAGVDRVLHIAGVNRGEPADVAAGNVELAAALARALRRCATPPAAVVFANSVQAGNGTPYGDSKAVAAATLADARPDLDDVRLPNLYGEHGRPFYNGVTATYCRLLADGREPELHVDRELTLVHVTDAAARLMDAPAGGPWDGTMPGLRISVSDLAHQLAGYAATYRRGEIPALVDRHAVRLFNTYRSHCFPEHYPLPLPRHADARGELVEAVKSHGGQGQTFCSTTHPGVTRGEHFHLAKVERFAVLRGTAEISLRRVDHDEVIRFAVDGSTPVVVDMPTMWTHNIVNTGSDELFTLFWTNEVFDPDRPDTYPEPVGAGTRIPAGVVA; encoded by the coding sequence GTGTTGAGACTCGCCCTCACCGGCGCGAACGGCTTCCTCGGCTGGCACGTCCGGGTGCTGGCCCGGGCGCTGCGGTGGCCCGACCCGGTCGTCATCAGCCGGGCCGACCTCGCCGATCCCGACACCGCCGCCGCCCGGATGGCGGGGGTCGACCGGGTCCTGCACATCGCGGGCGTGAACCGGGGCGAGCCGGCCGACGTCGCCGCCGGCAACGTGGAACTGGCCGCGGCGCTCGCGCGGGCGCTGCGCCGCTGCGCCACGCCGCCGGCCGCGGTGGTCTTCGCCAACTCGGTGCAGGCCGGCAACGGCACGCCCTACGGTGACTCGAAGGCGGTGGCCGCGGCGACGCTGGCCGACGCCCGCCCGGACCTGGACGACGTGCGCCTGCCCAACCTGTACGGCGAACACGGCCGACCGTTCTACAACGGCGTCACGGCGACCTACTGCCGGCTGCTCGCCGACGGCCGGGAGCCCGAACTGCACGTGGACCGGGAGCTGACCCTGGTGCACGTCACCGACGCCGCCGCGCGCCTGATGGACGCGCCGGCCGGCGGGCCCTGGGACGGCACCATGCCCGGGTTGCGGATCAGCGTGAGCGACCTGGCCCACCAGCTCGCCGGGTACGCCGCCACGTACCGGCGGGGGGAGATCCCGGCGCTGGTCGACCGGCACGCGGTCCGGCTCTTCAACACCTACCGGTCGCACTGCTTCCCGGAGCACTACCCGCTCCCGCTGCCCCGGCACGCCGACGCGCGCGGCGAGCTGGTGGAGGCGGTGAAGTCGCACGGCGGCCAGGGGCAGACGTTCTGCTCGACCACCCACCCGGGCGTCACCCGGGGCGAGCACTTCCACCTGGCCAAGGTGGAGCGCTTCGCGGTGCTGCGCGGCACGGCGGAGATCAGCCTGCGCCGGGTCGACCACGACGAGGTGATCCGGTTCGCGGTGGACGGGTCGACCCCGGTCGTCGTCGACATGCCGACCATGTGGACGCACAACATCGTGAACACCGGCTCGGACGAACTGTTCACCCTCTTCTGGACCAACGAGGTCTTCGACCCCGACCGTCCGGACACCTATCCGGAGCCGGTCGGCGCCGGTACCCGGATTCCGGCGGGAGTCGTCGCGTGA